The following are encoded in a window of Magnolia sinica isolate HGM2019 chromosome 11, MsV1, whole genome shotgun sequence genomic DNA:
- the LOC131218068 gene encoding transcription factor bHLH84-like gives MESVGAMSDLNWASFNGMGPLDEDDFMSQLLSNNSFMNSPDSDPSFGCPPIFWPGDDDNTNMAGHCDVYAVGDANVGPLSSMSIDLCKMNDQNMILSLRDAPNNLFEDIICLNEEMSGEDLADSGGDPSEVAVLPNQTVSHKRKIQSPESDKAMIDNSNNNTSPSENPKKNSRVQRNGKNSQAKKNMKTVKTTDEEDPSAALNAQSSSSCSSEDDSNASQELNGGGSSSNSKGSAALNLNGKTRAGRGAATDPQSLYARKRRERINERLRILQNLVPNGTKVDISTMLEEAVQYVKFLQLQIKLLSSDDLWMYAPIAYNGMDIGLDLKICTPR, from the exons ATGGAGTCTGTGGGAGCAATGTCCGATCTGAACTGGGCTTCTTTCAATGGAATGGGGCCACTCGATGAGGATGATTTCATGTCCCAGCTGCTCAGTAACAACTCATTTATGAATAGCCCAGATAGCGATCCAAGCTTCGGTTGCCCACCTATTTTTTGGCCAGGCGACGACGATAATACTAACATGGCGGGAC ATTGCGACGTCTATGCTGTTGGTGATGCTAATGTGGGTCCCTTGAGCTCAATGTCAATTGATCTTTGCAAGATGAATGATCAAAATATGATCTTGTCGCTCCGTGATGCTCCCAATAATCTATTTGAAGATATTATCTGCTTGAATGAAGAGATGAGTGGTGAGGATTTAGCAGATTCCGGTGGGGACCCGTCAGAAGTGGCTGTTCTTCCAAATCAAACAGTGTCACACAAGAGAAAAATTCAGTCGCCTGAATCAGATAAGGCCATGATTGATAACAGCAACAACAACACTAGCCCATCTGAGAATCCGAAGAAGAATTCTCGA GtccaaagaaatggaaaaaactCGCAAGCAAAGAAGAATATGAAGACAGTTAAGACCACCGACGAAGAAGACCCCAGTGCTGCATTGAATGCACAGAGCTCTAGCAGCTGCTCATCAGAGGATGATTCAAATGCATCCCAAGAGCTAAACGGAGGAGGATCAAGTTCGAACTCTAAAGGGTCCGCCGCACTCAACTTGAACGGCAAGACGAGAGCTGGGAGAGGGGCAGCAACAGACCCCCAAAGCCTCTACGCAAGG aaaagaagagagagaataaACGAACGGCTGAGAATCTTGCAGAACTTAGTACCGAACGGAACGAAG GTAGATATTAGCACAATGCTGGAAGAGGCAGTTCAGTATGTGAAGTTCTTGCAGCTTCAGATCAAG CTCTTAAGCTCTGATGATCTATGGATGTATGCGCCAATCGCTTACAATGGAATGGACATTGGGCTTGATCTTAAGATCTGTACCCCACGATGA